CATAGTTTTTGTCTGTGCCTACTTGATCATCAGACAGTACTACACCAAGTATGCTACCAACAAATTGGCCAAAAAACAGTTTGACGACGatgaaagagaattggcCTTGAAGCCggagaaggaaaagaaacaaaaggaagagttgcagaagaaattagaCACTGAGGCTAAGACCTTTGGCTGGggaaagaaaacaagaaagactGTTAAGCATACTGAGGCTATTTTAACCGAAGCTGCAGAAGAGTTGAGGCAGAGAAATCAAACTTTCTACAATGCTGCTGAAGATCAtgatattgaagatttgTTGGAAGATTAGAAAATGATCGACATAATGGAAAAAACAttaaattgaaaaatcgaaTAACCGAATAATCGAAGATTTAAAAAACTGaaaaagttatagaaatcGTGAACAGTACATCACGACATAATCCTATAGCGGTATATAGCCAATAGACAATGTACTCAGCACTAGTATAGTAGTCTTCGATTAAGAGAACAGAATTTTGGTAGTATATGGATTTTGTCATGTGACCAGTTTCGCCTGACAGATGGCATCGAGAAAAAAATCTGGTTTcggaatttttcagctacAGCTATAATTTTAGAATCGTACACCTCCAACAGATATTTTATAATCATTCCATTTTCACACACAGACGCCATGGCTGGAGATCCATTCTTGTCAGATCCACTGCGGAAAAGAAAACGTTCTACCAAACTTACCAGTCGAGTGAATAAGTCCAGTCGAAATTCTACACCTAGTAACAATAATAGATACCCAGAAAATGATGAGGAAATCAGTGGAGATAGCGACACTGATGAGGAAATAAATGAGCAAGTTGATGAGGAGATTGATGACGATGTTATGTCATCTGATGAAGAGTTTGCTGACGAAAATGCCAcagaaaaaagaagaagattggcCAAACAAtatttggaaaacttgaaaaatgatGAAGGTCAGGACCAGGACTTCGATGCCCAAGACCTAGACGACGATATTGTTTCACGTAGATTGCAGGTAGATGTGGCCGAAAGCAAAGGTTATGTTTACAAATTCGTAGGCAACAAGATTCTGTCTCAGATCGACGACAACATCCAGATCATCACCACGAGAATAGGTCTGAAGAACTTGACCAGTTTGGCTGTACGTTATCCAAGCTTGTATACTGTCTCCAAAGATTCtgagttgatcaagtgGGACATCTCTGTGGAGAACAAAAAGCCCGTGAGAATAAGACACGTGAAAGGAGGACACAAATACTTCAACGTGAATACATCAAATGTCAGTCTCAATCACCACTGGGACCAGATCAACTGTGTGGCGGCTTCTTCAGATGGCAAGTATGTAGTAACTGGAGGCAACGATGCTCGTTTGATCATTTGGTCCTCTGAGAACTTGGCATGTTTAAAAGTTTTGGAAACTAGAGTCGCTGTCAACTCCATCACTTTCCGTAGAAACTCGGACCAGTTGTATGCTGCCTGTGCAGATTTAAAAATCAGAACATACTCCATCAACCAGTTTACTCAGCTAGAAGTTCTCTATGGGCATCAAGACAACATTTCCGATATTTCAGCCTTGGCTAGAGAAACTTGTGTATCTGTAGGGTCTCGTGACAAGACGGCGATGTTCTGGAAAATCGCTGAGGAGTCCCGTCTCACATTCAGAGCTGGAGATTCACtggataagaagaagaaaagggCTAAAAAGACGgaagaaccagttgaacCTGTAGAAGAGGCGGCTTTCCATAATGAAGGATCTGTGGAGGTAGTGTCGATGGCTGATGAGTCTCACTTTGTCACAGGATCAGATAATGGGAATGTTGCTTTATGGTCTTTAGCCAAAAAGAAAGCATTATTTACTCAGCGATTGGCTCATGGCTTACAGCCCCAATTCTTACCCTCTGAAGCTTCTGCTGAAACATCTGTAGAAGTGGCTAGTCGTCAAGTACCAGAACGACTTCCCTACTGGATCACAGCAGTTCACAGTGTACCATATAGTGATGTTTTTTTTACAGGCTCTTTCGACGGAACTGTAAGAGCATGGAAGCTCGACAACGACCGGTTGAATTCGTTCCAATTGCTTGGTGAAATTGCCAACGTCAATGGATGTGTGGTGAAAATTGATTCAGCCGAGATTCCTGAACTCAAGAAATTGGCTGTGTATGTTCTTGTCTCTAAAGAACACAAGTTTGGAAGATGGTTGGGCAAGCTCAAGGGAGGCAGAAATGCTTTGCTCAGCTTCACTTTTGATATCTAACATCATTAATCTGAACTttgatatcttcttcaCTCAGTATCTAAGCCTAAACATTAAATTAGCATAGACCGTCATATCGACAGTCTCCTTCTGTACAGTTATATAGAATCGCATTCGTCATATTCTACAGCATTCATCAATATAATGATTATATTAATAATATACATGGGCAGTAGAGTCTATATACAATGGCATTACTGAAGAGCTTACTGGTACTACTTCCCTTCTGCTTAAGTTCTACATCTGAGCTgcattcttttcttttcttaaAAGGCTGCCTCTTCGTCTCCGCCAGCGTCCATACCATCGTCGTCTCCATCATCAAAGTACTTTTCGGCATTATAGTCGTCGtcctcgtcttcatcaaacTCGTCGTCTATATCCTCCTCGATTTCATCAGCATCGTCCTCtttattttcatttccatcGTCCAATTCTTCGGCCAtacttttcaacttttcaagcATGGAGTTGGCCATGTCTGCTTCATCACCATTACTACTGGAGATGTTATATTCAGCCAAACCTCCATTAGACTTAAACGTGGAAAGTGACAaaagcttcttcttctgtttgttGCTTATTCCCATCACCGAATAAAGCTCATCGGGAAAGAATTCAAGCTGATACGGATGCTCTTCGATGGTTCTGCCTATCTTCTTCGccttcttgtacttgtcTGAATATCGCTGTATGCCATCGGGAGCAGTATTGCTCAAGGTATGATCCCCTTTCGAGTCTATCTTATTCATGTCTTGTAAGCTACCTGTGTAAAACGGTCCGTCAGACATCAAATTTGCAAACGAAATCGACTGTTTGGCTGCCAACTCTTCGCTTTCTTTCACGGGGCCATTCACAGGAAGTACTAGTTGTGGCTTCTCGGTGCCATGATCTGTGTTGAGAACATCGCTGTAGTCGAGTCCAAATGGTAGCAATGCTTTGCCGGCATTTCTGTTCCGGAAAGACATCGTATAACTCCCTGTCTGTTAATAAATATGTGTGGTTTTTCTGATCTCCAAGGGTGAGGAACCGATTCTCTAGCTTTAGTTGTAGAAAAAATTCCGTTTGATTTTAGGGTGATGAATCATGTGTGGTAGGTCATGTGATGCGATGAGATGATtggtagaaaagaaagacagTTTTTGTTACCATAGGTTTCTGCTGATTTCTAATTTTAAGATAATATCAATAGAATGGAGTAGATATTGAATTCCATTAGGATTATATAAGTTGTAGTTCTGTAttattgttctttttgtgAACCTactgttctttctttatcgAATCTTCGACATTATTGCAACTTGCGACATTATATTATTTTTATGTCTCTATAATGTCTCCATACATAAGCGTCTAAAGACAATTTCTCACCGTGTACTTTGCCCAAATTTTATCTAAATAATTCCAAACTTGTATATTCTCTTGCAAAACCATTAGTGATAGTAGGATCCAAGTTTCGTAATTACTAAAACCATTTTTTGTATGAAAACTCCGCTTCTCCCAGCGACTCTATTGGCTAtgtattttgcaatttccaGATCGCGCATTAAAGTAAACAAAAAAATATATTGGTCACGTGATACTCCACAGCCATTATAGAGAAATCTGGATGATGCTTTCGGTGATCATTTATAACCGAAGCAGAAACATATcttttttccttttcaattcaCGTTTCGGTTGCGTATAGAAGCTCCTCGCTAGATCTGTACTTTTTCCCGGTCCATAGCTTTTCCAATGGCAGATTATACTGTTCTTCCCGATCCGGAGGATGTTGAAGCAGAGCCCGTTTTCTCAGCCGATGGAACACTTTTGATCCACGTTGAATCTGCTAAAGACTTGCCTAATCGCCGTAAACTTGACAAACAGAACCCGTATGTGACTCTTCGTATGGGTACGACTGCAAAAAAGACCCCATCCATCTTTCGTGGGGGACAGAGGCCGACATGGGATCACGATCTCAAGTTTGAGATGTCGCGAGAAAGGAAGCCCATTCTAATAATAGACGTATTGGACGAGACAAAAAACGAGCCCACGCCTATTGGACATGTAGAAATTGACTGCTCGACTGTTTTGCATCCCGACAACGAAGTTAATGGAGAATATTTCTTGAAGGGATGGTATGACATGACTTTGAATGAGCGGAGAGCTGGTCAAATTCTTTTAGACTTCGCTTTCTATCCGCACGCTCCTCTTCTACCACCCAAAATTCCAGCAAATCAGGACTATGGTATGACCCAAAGTTATGACCATGGAGACAGCCATAGAAGCAGTAATCTGTTTGACTCTAGAGGTGGATATCTGCGTAGTGCCAGTCCCCAAAAGGAGCTTCCTCCATCTCCCAAAATGAGAGCGCCTTCTGTGGCAGATCAGATTTTCGTTTCTGaagacaacatcaagaaacagaagaagttctcGCTTCTGTCTTCAAGTATCCAGGGCTTTTCGTCACATGCTAATCGTGAAGTCTTTATAAACGGCGCAGATTCAGGTAAGAAACTGGGCAGATTTttcgacaagttgaacaagatcaaaagCAAGTTCAATGTGTCTCGGGACGACGCCAACACTGTGTGGTTAACTTCAGATGCTCAGCTCACTGCAGAGTCTTCTCCTAGACGCTCAGCTTCGCCTATCAGTTTGTTTGGACTGGATGATGAGAACCATGTGGATAGTTTAGGAACACCGGTAGTTCCACCTCATTCTGTGCATTCCATGGATTCCAACCAATTGCTGACTTCAGCACGTAAAGAGGGTCACTCCAGATCACCACAACGAAAGCCACCTACTGATCTCCAAGACGATTTCCGGAGCTTGAACCTCAAGAAAAGCGTCTCTTCCATTCCTTTCTCCGCTGATTCCATAGGTGATGATTATGGACATGTGCCGACAAAGGTATACCTATGTGATGAGCCAGTAACGCCCCTAGACAAAAATAAGAATATCGACGGTGATGACATTGCAATCTTCCCAACCCCCAGAGATCATTtcaccaaagaa
This Scheffersomyces stipitis CBS 6054 chromosome 3, complete sequence DNA region includes the following protein-coding sequences:
- the RRP9 gene encoding part of small (ribosomal) subunit (SSU) processosome (contains U3 snoRNA) (Rrp9p is an ortholog of the Homo sapiens U3-55k protein the Homo sapiens cDNA partially complements a yeast rrp9 null mutant.), with amino-acid sequence MAGDPFLSDPSRKRKRSTKLTSRVNKSSRNSTPSNNNRYPENDEEISGDSDTDEEINEQVDEEIDDDVMSSDEEFADENATEKRRRLAKQYLENLKNDEGQDQDFDAQDLDDDIVSRRLQVDVAESKGYVYKFVGNKISSQIDDNIQIITTRIGSKNLTSLAVRYPSLYTVSKDSELIKWDISVENKKPVRIRHVKGGHKYFNVNTSNVSLNHHWDQINCVAASSDGKYVVTGGNDARLIIWSSENLACLKVLETRVAVNSITFRRNSDQLYAACADLKIRTYSINQFTQLEVLYGHQDNISDISALARETCVSVGSRDKTAMFWKIAEESRLTFRAGDSSDKKKKRAKKTEEPVEPVEEAAFHNEGSVEVVSMADESHFVTGSDNGNVALWSLAKKKALFTQRLAHGLQPQFLPSEASAETSVEVASRQVPERLPYWITAVHSVPYSDVFFTGSFDGTVRAWKLDNDRLNSFQLLGEIANVNGCVVKIDSAEIPELKKLAVYVLVSKEHKFGRWLGKLKGGRNALLSFTFDI
- the RPC31 gene encoding DNA-directed RNA polymerase III subunit, HMG-like, producing the protein MSFRNRNAGKALLPFGLDYSDVLNTDHGTEKPQLVLPVNGPVKESEELAAKQSISFANLMSDGPFYTGSLQDMNKIDSKGDHTLSNTAPDGIQRYSDKYKKAKKIGRTIEEHPYQLEFFPDELYSVMGISNKQKKKLLSLSTFKSNGGLAEYNISSSNGDEADMANSMLEKLKSMAEELDDGNENKEDDADEIEEDIDDEFDEDEDDDYNAEKYFDDGDDDGMDAGGDEEAAF